Proteins from a genomic interval of Neisseria arctica:
- the hisC gene encoding histidinol-phosphate transaminase — MSALKDIIRADVRAMTAYQVADLPEDFIKLDAMESPYHPFSSSPELLAQWQSSLAAAPIHLYPNPATSGLQQALRKAFRIPDAAQIVLGNGSDELIQLLTMLVAKPDAVMLTVEPSFVMYKHNAVAYGLDYVGIPLNDDFSLNLPAVLQAVEKHRPALVFLAYPNNPTGVSFRREEVMAVVRAAPGIVVVDEAYGPFSRDSFLNEAGHIENLVVVRTVSKIGFAGIRIGYASGSPVIMNELAKIVPPYNMNQLSLLTAKFAMEHADLIEANTAKLKSELGRMFSELSGVSRLKAFPSDANFITIRVPDAQLLFDTLKQNKILIKKLHGMHPLLDQCVRITVGTPEQNDAVLAVIRQLYGN; from the coding sequence ATGTCTGCCCTTAAAGATATTATCCGTGCCGATGTGCGTGCGATGACGGCTTATCAGGTAGCTGATTTACCTGAGGATTTTATTAAGTTGGATGCGATGGAGAGTCCGTATCATCCGTTTTCGTCTTCTCCCGAATTACTTGCCCAATGGCAGAGCAGTTTGGCTGCCGCACCTATCCATTTATATCCGAATCCGGCTACCAGCGGTTTACAGCAGGCTTTGCGCAAAGCGTTTCGTATCCCTGACGCGGCGCAAATCGTGTTGGGTAACGGTTCGGACGAACTGATTCAGTTGCTTACCATGCTGGTGGCGAAGCCGGATGCCGTTATGTTGACGGTTGAGCCTAGTTTCGTCATGTATAAGCACAACGCTGTGGCTTATGGTTTGGACTATGTAGGTATTCCTCTAAATGATGATTTTAGCTTGAACCTACCTGCAGTTTTGCAGGCTGTTGAAAAGCACCGCCCGGCGTTAGTTTTCTTAGCTTACCCTAATAATCCGACCGGTGTGAGCTTCAGACGGGAAGAAGTTATGGCGGTTGTGCGTGCGGCTCCGGGTATCGTTGTGGTAGATGAGGCTTATGGCCCTTTCAGCCGCGACAGTTTTTTAAATGAAGCTGGGCATATTGAAAATCTGGTAGTGGTTCGGACTGTGAGTAAAATAGGCTTTGCCGGTATCCGAATCGGCTATGCTTCAGGCAGCCCTGTCATTATGAATGAGTTGGCAAAAATTGTGCCGCCGTACAATATGAACCAACTTAGCTTGTTAACGGCTAAATTTGCAATGGAGCATGCGGATTTGATTGAAGCGAATACCGCTAAACTGAAGTCGGAACTCGGCAGAATGTTTTCCGAGCTCTCTGGTGTAAGCCGTCTGAAAGCTTTTCCAAGTGATGCGAACTTTATTACCATTCGCGTTCCGGATGCACAGCTTCTGTTTGATACATTGAAGCAAAACAAAATTTTGATTAAAAAATTACACGGTATGCATCCGCTTCTGGATCAATGCGTCCGCATTACGGTGGGTACGCCCGAGCAGAATGATGCTGTTTTGGCCGTGATCCGACAACTTTATGGGAATTGA
- the gluQRS gene encoding tRNA glutamyl-Q(34) synthetase GluQRS: MTNYIGRFAPSPTGLLHIGSLLTAVASYIDAKAHGGSWLLRMEDLDPPREMPGAADHILRTLEAFGFEWDGQVLYQSSRDAAYQQVLGYLKAQDLVYPCDCSRKVWQEAATIGADGFVYNGYCATLDKKRLLNKKPAWRMRVPRQEFGFEDRIVGYYEQNLAEEIGDFVLLRADGYWAYQLAVVVDDAEQGVTHIVRGQDLLVSTPRQIWLQECLGIQIPKYAHLPLLVNAKGQKWSKQTLAPALDLNACEHLLRQVLAYLNLPEAPQVARPKDLLDWAVGCWDISNLPKTAICTE; encoded by the coding sequence ATGACTAATTATATTGGACGGTTCGCGCCCAGCCCAACGGGCCTGTTACATATTGGCTCTCTATTAACGGCAGTAGCTTCTTATATCGATGCCAAAGCGCACGGGGGGAGCTGGCTGTTGCGTATGGAGGACTTGGATCCGCCTCGCGAAATGCCCGGTGCGGCCGATCATATTTTACGCACTTTGGAAGCGTTCGGCTTTGAATGGGATGGGCAGGTCTTGTACCAAAGTAGTCGGGATGCTGCTTATCAACAAGTATTAGGCTACTTGAAAGCTCAAGATTTAGTTTACCCTTGTGATTGCAGCCGTAAGGTTTGGCAGGAAGCCGCAACTATAGGGGCAGACGGATTTGTATATAACGGCTACTGTGCAACTTTGGATAAGAAACGGCTTCTAAATAAGAAGCCGGCTTGGCGGATGCGGGTGCCTAGGCAGGAGTTTGGTTTTGAAGACAGGATTGTCGGGTATTATGAACAAAATCTAGCCGAAGAAATCGGAGATTTTGTTTTATTACGCGCAGATGGCTACTGGGCATACCAGTTGGCTGTTGTAGTGGATGATGCGGAACAAGGCGTTACGCATATTGTGCGCGGGCAGGATCTCCTGGTTTCTACACCACGTCAAATATGGCTTCAAGAATGTTTGGGTATTCAAATACCCAAATATGCACATTTGCCCTTACTGGTGAATGCAAAAGGGCAGAAGTGGTCAAAGCAGACTTTAGCTCCCGCTTTGGATTTGAATGCTTGTGAGCATCTCTTAAGACAGGTATTGGCTTATTTAAACCTCCCGGAAGCACCGCAGGTGGCTCGACCAAAAGATTTGCTAGATTGGGCAGTAGGTTGTTGGGATATTTCCAACCTCCCGAAAACGGCTATTTGCACAGAGTAG
- the rimI gene encoding ribosomal protein S18-alanine N-acetyltransferase, translated as MWEIRRAIEADCRALANLDATGNPSPWTDKQFQTALYNRHNEIWVIENKQTLAGFIVWQTIADESELHLLAVNPAFRRLGLASKLLQKWFEKIKEQTVKRCLLEVRAGNQAAQALYVKHGFCECGRRRHYYSLPDGNREDAVWMEKIC; from the coding sequence ATGTGGGAAATACGCAGAGCCATAGAGGCAGACTGCCGTGCATTGGCAAATTTGGATGCGACAGGCAATCCCTCGCCTTGGACAGATAAACAATTTCAGACGGCTTTATACAACCGCCATAATGAAATTTGGGTCATAGAAAATAAACAAACTTTGGCAGGGTTTATCGTTTGGCAAACCATTGCCGATGAATCGGAATTACATTTGCTTGCCGTTAACCCCGCGTTCCGGCGCCTGGGCCTAGCTTCGAAGCTACTACAAAAATGGTTTGAAAAAATTAAAGAACAAACTGTAAAACGCTGCCTGCTTGAAGTACGTGCCGGAAACCAAGCAGCTCAAGCCTTATATGTAAAGCACGGCTTTTGTGAATGTGGTCGCCGCCGGCACTATTACAGTTTACCTGACGGCAATCGTGAAGATGCTGTATGGATGGAGAAAATATGCTAA
- a CDS encoding amino acid ABC transporter permease: MGYSWNWGVLFDSTGIGNETYLNWVLSGIGWLFLIGSIAWIIAMVLGTALGIMRTLPSKPMQMIASSYVALFRNVPLLVQLFIWYYVVPNFFPEGLKQWWFFGLAPNTSAMLSASVGLGLFTAARICEQVRTGIQSLPKGQSNAAYALGFTTAQVYRQVLLPQSFRVILPPLSSELTNCFKNASVASLVGVSELISQTKTIAEYTQNNLEIYTYATLIYLVINLALIMFMSFLERKYRVPGLMAEGK; the protein is encoded by the coding sequence ATGGGTTATTCTTGGAATTGGGGCGTGCTGTTTGACAGCACCGGTATCGGTAACGAAACCTATCTCAACTGGGTTCTCTCTGGTATCGGCTGGTTGTTTCTTATCGGCAGTATTGCTTGGATTATCGCTATGGTACTCGGTACGGCTTTGGGTATCATGCGTACTTTGCCTTCTAAGCCGATGCAGATGATTGCTTCGTCTTATGTTGCACTTTTTCGTAACGTGCCTTTATTGGTACAGCTTTTTATCTGGTATTACGTTGTTCCTAACTTTTTCCCGGAAGGTTTGAAACAATGGTGGTTTTTTGGACTTGCCCCCAACACTTCCGCTATGCTTTCAGCCAGTGTCGGCTTGGGGTTGTTTACGGCCGCCCGGATATGTGAACAAGTTCGTACCGGCATTCAATCCTTGCCTAAGGGGCAGAGCAATGCTGCTTACGCACTCGGTTTTACAACCGCTCAGGTTTACCGCCAAGTGTTGCTGCCGCAATCTTTCCGTGTGATTCTTCCGCCATTGAGTTCGGAGTTGACCAACTGCTTTAAAAACGCTTCAGTCGCTTCATTGGTCGGCGTTTCCGAGCTAATCAGCCAAACCAAAACGATTGCCGAATATACGCAAAATAATTTGGAAATATACACTTACGCCACATTGATTTATTTGGTTATCAATTTGGCACTGATTATGTTTATGAGCTTTCTCGAACGCAAATATCGCGTGCCGGGTTTGATGGCGGAGGGTAAATAA
- a CDS encoding potassium/proton antiporter, whose amino-acid sequence MDGINSLFLLGGLLLFISVISTTLSARLGLPLLLLFLGVGMLAGEEGIGGIQFDSFVTATLIGQLALAVILLDGGLRTKLDSFRIALKPSAVLASWGVIATVALLGVFATLYMGVDWRLGILMAAIVGSTDAGAVFSLLRNSGVRLNQRVQATLEIESGANDPMAIFLVTALIALTLNPEEAGIGSFLLMLVQQLGLGLLLGFLGGKVLSRLVRRLNLAEGLYALLIVSGGLLVFAVANLLGGSGFLAVYLAGILVGNQRSHATEHVLRVMDGLAWLAQASMFVVLGLLVSPSRLLEHGMDALVIAAFLMLVARPIAVISSIWRFHYSRRELAYISWVGLRGAVPITLAMMPLMMGVPNARLLFDVAFAVVILSLLIQGATIPIVAHWLKVTVPPKPEPADSREIWLSESSSVQLFAYQVVADAEVEGMHPDEVARDLDLLATRCFALIRDDNRVELSLDTRLQAGDRAWYIVPEDQINVLAKRFAETGTSMGLAQSFFGEFVVNPASMASDLADAYGLSLDETERNLTLQALFKKRFEGVPVEGDRIAIGQFVLTLKEVDADGNMRWLGLKCPVDGSPEAV is encoded by the coding sequence ATGGATGGTATTAACAGTTTATTTTTGCTTGGGGGATTGCTGCTTTTCATCAGCGTGATCTCAACTACGCTGTCAGCCCGGTTGGGGTTGCCGTTATTGTTACTCTTTCTCGGTGTTGGGATGCTGGCAGGAGAGGAAGGAATCGGCGGTATTCAGTTTGACAGTTTTGTAACGGCTACCTTAATAGGTCAGTTGGCTTTAGCCGTGATTCTTCTAGATGGTGGTTTGCGTACGAAATTGGATAGTTTTCGCATCGCTTTGAAACCTTCCGCCGTATTGGCTAGCTGGGGTGTAATTGCCACGGTGGCTTTGCTGGGTGTATTCGCCACACTTTATATGGGTGTCGACTGGCGCTTGGGCATCTTGATGGCGGCCATCGTAGGCTCTACCGATGCGGGTGCGGTATTCAGTTTGCTGCGTAATAGCGGCGTACGCCTGAATCAACGGGTGCAGGCGACTTTGGAAATCGAATCCGGTGCCAATGACCCTATGGCGATTTTCTTGGTAACCGCCTTGATTGCGCTGACGTTAAATCCTGAAGAGGCTGGTATCGGTTCTTTTTTACTAATGTTGGTACAACAGCTCGGTTTGGGCTTGCTGCTGGGCTTTCTAGGCGGTAAGGTGTTGTCGCGCTTGGTGCGCCGTCTGAATCTTGCTGAAGGGTTGTATGCCCTGCTGATTGTTTCCGGCGGCCTGCTGGTGTTTGCGGTTGCCAATTTGCTCGGCGGTAGTGGGTTTTTGGCAGTGTACTTGGCAGGTATTTTGGTTGGTAACCAACGCAGCCATGCTACGGAACATGTTTTGCGGGTGATGGATGGCTTAGCTTGGCTGGCTCAAGCATCGATGTTTGTCGTATTGGGTTTGCTGGTTTCTCCCTCGCGTTTGCTGGAACACGGCATGGATGCACTGGTTATCGCAGCCTTTTTGATGTTGGTAGCCCGTCCGATAGCCGTTATCAGCAGTATTTGGCGCTTCCATTACAGCAGGCGCGAATTGGCTTATATTAGCTGGGTAGGCTTGCGCGGCGCGGTACCGATCACTTTGGCAATGATGCCGTTGATGATGGGCGTGCCGAATGCGAGATTATTATTTGACGTGGCTTTTGCCGTAGTGATTTTGTCGCTGTTGATTCAAGGCGCAACCATTCCCATAGTGGCTCATTGGCTGAAAGTTACTGTTCCTCCGAAGCCGGAGCCTGCAGACAGCCGTGAAATATGGTTGTCGGAAAGCTCTTCCGTACAGCTGTTTGCATACCAAGTGGTTGCGGATGCTGAGGTAGAAGGCATGCATCCCGATGAAGTTGCTAGGGATTTGGATTTGCTTGCAACCCGTTGTTTCGCATTGATTCGTGACGATAATCGGGTCGAGCTTTCATTGGATACTCGGTTACAGGCCGGCGATCGGGCTTGGTATATTGTGCCGGAAGACCAAATCAATGTATTGGCCAAGAGGTTTGCCGAAACCGGCACTTCCATGGGGTTGGCTCAAAGCTTCTTCGGTGAGTTCGTCGTTAATCCGGCCAGTATGGCGAGTGACTTGGCAGATGCCTACGGTTTGAGTTTGGATGAGACAGAGCGAAACCTAACATTACAGGCTTTGTTTAAAAAACGTTTCGAAGGTGTACCTGTAGAGGGTGACCGTATCGCTATCGGTCAGTTTGTATTGACTTTGAAAGAAGTGGATGCAGACGGCAATATGCGCTGGCTGGGGTTAAAGTGCCCGGTAGACGGCTCTCCGGAGGCTGTATAA
- the rpoH gene encoding RNA polymerase sigma factor RpoH yields MMTMNTALTLPVPTGHGSLEQYIHTVNSIPMLTPEEETSLAERQLSGDLEAAKKLILSHLRVVVSIARGYDGYGLNQADLIQEGNIGLMKAVKRFEPSRGARLFSFAVHWIKAEIHEFILRNWRLVRVATTKPQRKLFFNLRSMRKSLSALSPKEAQAIADDLGVKLNEVLEMEQRMTGRDIGIMAENNDDEDSFSPIDWLADNDNEPTQQIAQKAHYELQTTGLQNALAQLDDRSRRIVETRWLQDDGGMTLHELAAEYGVSAERIRQIEAKAMQKLRGFLSEEVDAV; encoded by the coding sequence CTGATGACCATGAATACCGCTTTGACCCTGCCTGTTCCTACCGGCCACGGCAGCTTGGAGCAATACATTCATACTGTAAACAGTATTCCCATGCTCACCCCCGAAGAGGAAACTTCTTTGGCCGAGCGCCAACTCTCCGGCGATCTCGAAGCCGCAAAAAAATTGATACTCTCCCACCTGCGTGTAGTGGTTTCCATTGCCCGCGGTTACGATGGTTACGGCCTAAATCAAGCGGATCTCATCCAAGAGGGAAACATCGGCCTCATGAAAGCCGTAAAACGCTTTGAGCCCTCACGCGGCGCCCGTCTGTTTTCATTTGCCGTTCACTGGATTAAAGCCGAAATACATGAATTTATTCTGCGCAACTGGCGCCTGGTTCGCGTTGCCACCACCAAACCCCAACGTAAACTGTTTTTCAATCTGCGCAGCATGCGTAAAAGCCTCTCCGCTCTTTCTCCTAAAGAAGCACAAGCTATTGCAGATGATCTGGGCGTGAAATTAAATGAAGTGCTGGAGATGGAACAGCGCATGACCGGGCGGGATATCGGCATCATGGCTGAAAACAATGATGACGAAGACAGCTTTTCTCCCATTGATTGGTTGGCCGATAACGATAACGAACCTACTCAGCAAATTGCGCAAAAAGCCCATTACGAGCTGCAAACCACAGGCTTGCAAAATGCGTTGGCTCAGTTGGATGACCGTAGTCGCCGTATTGTTGAAACCCGCTGGCTGCAAGACGATGGCGGCATGACTTTACATGAACTGGCTGCAGAATACGGTGTATCTGCCGAACGTATCCGACAAATCGAAGCAAAAGCCATGCAGAAATTACGCGGCTTTTTAAGCGAAGAGGTTGATGCCGTCTAA
- a CDS encoding amino acid ABC transporter permease — MAFGISELQAAAPGLIDGITTTLEIVAIAVVGGMVIGTLLALARLSPYKFLSLPAKLYVNFFRSVPLLLVLIWFYFAVPMVYNLITGQYLTINVAFASCAVAFMVFEAAYFSEVVRAGIQSIPKGQVNAAKALGMTYGQTMRLVILPQAFRKMLPLILQQSIILFQDTTLVFAIGLVDFFRASYVRGDLMGLLTPYILFAGAVYFAVSAVATFGVKRLQKRMRI; from the coding sequence ATGGCTTTTGGTATTTCAGAACTGCAAGCCGCTGCTCCTGGCCTGATTGACGGTATCACTACTACTTTGGAAATTGTTGCTATTGCGGTTGTAGGCGGTATGGTTATCGGCACGCTGTTGGCGTTGGCGCGCTTGTCTCCCTATAAATTTTTATCGTTGCCTGCCAAGCTGTATGTCAATTTTTTTCGTTCGGTGCCGCTGTTGCTGGTATTGATTTGGTTTTATTTCGCCGTTCCAATGGTATACAACCTGATAACGGGGCAGTATCTCACCATCAATGTAGCATTTGCCTCATGTGCCGTTGCCTTTATGGTATTTGAGGCCGCTTATTTTTCCGAAGTGGTTCGTGCCGGTATCCAATCGATTCCGAAAGGGCAGGTCAATGCGGCAAAAGCATTGGGTATGACTTACGGCCAAACCATGCGTTTGGTGATTCTGCCGCAGGCCTTTCGCAAAATGTTGCCGCTGATTTTGCAACAAAGCATCATTTTGTTCCAAGATACGACACTGGTATTTGCCATCGGTTTGGTAGATTTCTTCCGTGCTTCTTATGTGCGCGGTGATCTGATGGGTTTGCTGACTCCTTATATTCTGTTCGCCGGAGCGGTGTATTTTGCTGTGAGTGCAGTAGCTACTTTTGGCGTGAAACGTTTGCAAAAAAGAATGCGGATATAA
- a CDS encoding glutamate/aspartate ABC transporter substrate-binding protein, which translates to MKLTVLKPFSLACLMALGLTACGGESSSSAPAAASGAAPAASAQGTLDKIKSSGTIVLGHRDSSIPFSYIADQPNQPVGYAHDLQLKIVEAVKKELNMPDLKVRYNLVTSQNRIPLVSNGTVDIECGSTTNNLERQKQVDFSNAFFEIGTRLMVAKDSGIKDFPDLKGKTVVTTAGTTSERLLKEYNDKEKLGMNIISAKDHGEAALMLFNGRAQAFMMDDILLAGERAKTQDPAKWEIVGKPMSFERYGCMMRKGDAPFKAVVDGALAETYKNTAEIDALYKKWFETPIPPKNVNLEFPMSEQVKAIIANPTDKAAE; encoded by the coding sequence ATGAAACTAACTGTATTAAAACCATTCAGCCTCGCTTGCCTGATGGCTTTGGGTCTTACTGCTTGCGGAGGGGAATCTTCTTCATCTGCTCCTGCCGCCGCTTCGGGGGCAGCCCCCGCTGCTAGCGCGCAAGGTACCTTGGACAAAATCAAATCATCCGGTACGATTGTTTTGGGGCATCGTGATTCATCGATTCCGTTCTCTTATATTGCCGATCAGCCCAATCAGCCGGTAGGTTATGCCCATGATTTACAATTGAAAATTGTTGAGGCGGTGAAAAAAGAACTGAATATGCCGGATCTGAAAGTACGTTACAATTTGGTAACTTCTCAAAACCGTATCCCATTGGTTAGCAACGGTACGGTCGACATTGAGTGCGGTTCGACTACTAATAATTTGGAACGCCAAAAACAAGTTGATTTCTCCAATGCCTTCTTTGAAATCGGCACCCGTCTGATGGTCGCTAAAGATTCCGGCATTAAGGATTTCCCCGATTTGAAAGGAAAAACCGTTGTCACGACGGCAGGCACCACGTCCGAGCGTTTGCTGAAGGAATATAACGATAAAGAAAAACTCGGTATGAATATTATTTCTGCCAAAGACCACGGTGAAGCCGCACTGATGCTGTTTAACGGACGAGCTCAGGCTTTTATGATGGATGATATTCTTTTGGCCGGCGAGCGTGCGAAAACACAAGACCCTGCTAAATGGGAAATCGTTGGCAAACCTATGTCGTTCGAGCGTTACGGCTGTATGATGCGTAAAGGTGATGCACCGTTCAAAGCCGTAGTGGATGGCGCTTTGGCGGAAACTTACAAAAATACCGCTGAAATTGATGCTTTGTATAAAAAATGGTTTGAAACACCGATTCCGCCTAAAAACGTGAACCTTGAGTTCCCGATGTCGGAGCAAGTGAAAGCTATTATTGCCAATCCGACCGATAAAGCGGCCGAGTAA
- the tsaB gene encoding tRNA (adenosine(37)-N6)-threonylcarbamoyltransferase complex dimerization subunit type 1 TsaB has product MLPDFSRPILAIDTSTSYLSIALHTDSQQFLYHEDVGPKQSELILPHIRHLMDEADIKISDLGAIVYAQGPGAFTGLRVGAGIAQGLATPFHIPLIGIPCLDAVAYQVKGECILAATDARMGEVFYAWFDTCTSQRLSDYQVGKATAIPLPENASNPQGIGNAFSLAEPPPLNGKSDMPTASKYLVLAKTQRYPATEPAHAELLYVRNKIALTAKEQAVRKGL; this is encoded by the coding sequence ATGCTCCCAGATTTCTCCCGCCCCATCCTTGCCATTGATACCAGTACCAGTTATCTATCAATTGCATTGCATACCGATAGCCAGCAATTCCTATACCATGAAGATGTCGGCCCCAAGCAGTCTGAACTGATTTTGCCTCATATCCGTCATCTTATGGATGAAGCCGATATTAAAATTTCAGATTTAGGAGCTATCGTATATGCACAAGGGCCCGGAGCATTTACCGGATTGAGGGTTGGGGCAGGTATTGCCCAAGGTTTGGCCACTCCATTTCATATCCCGTTAATTGGTATACCTTGCTTAGATGCAGTTGCCTATCAAGTTAAAGGGGAATGTATTTTAGCCGCTACAGACGCCCGCATGGGCGAAGTGTTTTACGCATGGTTCGATACCTGCACCTCGCAACGGCTAAGCGACTATCAAGTCGGTAAAGCCACTGCCATTCCCTTACCTGAAAATGCCAGCAACCCACAAGGTATCGGCAATGCTTTTTCATTGGCAGAGCCTCCCCCGCTAAACGGCAAAAGCGATATGCCAACCGCCTCAAAATATCTTGTATTAGCGAAAACACAACGCTATCCTGCCACTGAGCCTGCTCATGCCGAACTTTTATATGTTCGCAACAAAATTGCGCTAACCGCCAAAGAGCAAGCCGTACGTAAAGGGCTATAG
- a CDS encoding DUF808 domain-containing protein, producing the protein MAFASLFTLLDDITAVLDDVAMMTKVAAKKTAGVVGDDLALNANQVTGVSADRELPIVWAVAKGSFVNKVILVPLALLLSVYLPVLITPLLMIGGAFLCFEGAEKILHKLLNKHSTHADSPSASDEIIDEKAKIKGAIRTDFILSAEIIIIALGVVGSYSIMTKSLVMAAIGLGMTVLVYGLVAGIVKMDDIGFWLMKKRSALSRAGGRAIIAFMPWFMRGLSIAGTLAMFLVGGGIIAHNAGFIHHFLEKMHWNNGLYSMSANLVIGLLTGLFICLVILPIVRMFSKKQAH; encoded by the coding sequence ATGGCATTTGCTTCTTTATTCACTTTACTTGATGACATTACCGCTGTTTTAGATGATGTAGCGATGATGACCAAGGTGGCGGCAAAAAAAACCGCCGGCGTGGTCGGTGACGACCTGGCCCTAAATGCCAATCAGGTCACCGGCGTTTCTGCCGACCGAGAGTTGCCTATCGTATGGGCGGTCGCCAAAGGCTCCTTTGTCAATAAGGTAATTCTGGTGCCGCTTGCCTTACTTTTATCCGTATACCTGCCGGTATTGATTACGCCACTACTGATGATAGGCGGCGCATTCTTATGTTTTGAAGGTGCCGAGAAAATATTACACAAGCTGCTTAACAAGCACAGTACTCATGCAGACTCCCCAAGCGCCAGCGATGAAATCATTGACGAAAAAGCCAAAATCAAAGGGGCTATCCGAACAGACTTTATCTTATCTGCCGAAATTATCATTATTGCCTTAGGTGTAGTCGGCTCTTATAGCATCATGACCAAATCATTAGTCATGGCCGCTATCGGCCTCGGCATGACCGTACTCGTATATGGTTTGGTAGCTGGCATTGTGAAAATGGACGATATCGGCTTTTGGCTCATGAAGAAGCGCAGCGCACTATCTCGTGCCGGCGGACGCGCCATTATTGCCTTTATGCCCTGGTTTATGCGCGGATTAAGCATTGCCGGAACTTTAGCCATGTTCTTAGTAGGCGGCGGCATCATTGCCCACAATGCGGGCTTCATCCATCATTTCCTTGAAAAAATGCACTGGAACAATGGCTTATACAGCATGTCAGCCAATTTGGTGATAGGTTTACTGACCGGATTATTTATCTGCTTGGTTATTTTGCCCATAGTACGCATGTTTTCGAAAAAACAAGCCCACTAA
- the lnt gene encoding apolipoprotein N-acyltransferase produces MNTIQKLESYWKKPFIYWPLLIAFAAATPLTFAPYYHFWLMPILFGALIRLIERRPRYAVRSAYFFGLIGYTAQFYWVHTALHDVSGLPNLYAVPFTFLLPAFLALYPAAAFWLWEKFTLPRWLHIGVVLPILWTLTEFARERLLTGFGWGALGYSQIADNSPLAGFAPIGGIHLVTLATAFCGAWLVLFINNGGHTKLRLTALVVLAVILSAGFSARNMQFTRPDNTRATIGLAQGNIEQTLKWSDDQFAPTIERYYEQVAYTHADIVILPETAIPVIRQALPPGLINQFADQAKRNGSALAIGIAQYTENETGYLNSVINLADYDPDNPKFPSYSKNHLVPFGEYKPLPSLIQPLYNIMDMPLADFQRGGSNQPIFQMANQKVAFNICYEDGFGDELIAAAKQSTLLANASNMAWYGKSNAMFQHLQQSQARTLELGRYMVRATNTGATAIINPKGHVISLAPPNTAIVLEGEIEGYTGETPYMRLGGSWPLVILLSILSLILYTAGKRRHIP; encoded by the coding sequence ATGAATACTATTCAAAAACTTGAATCATATTGGAAAAAGCCCTTTATTTATTGGCCGCTACTTATCGCATTCGCAGCAGCCACACCTTTAACGTTCGCCCCGTATTATCATTTTTGGCTGATGCCCATTTTATTTGGCGCACTTATCCGGTTGATTGAACGTCGCCCGCGTTATGCCGTCCGTAGTGCATATTTTTTCGGACTAATCGGATATACGGCTCAATTCTACTGGGTACACACAGCATTACACGATGTATCCGGCCTACCCAATCTCTACGCAGTACCATTTACCTTCTTGCTACCTGCATTTTTAGCCCTTTATCCTGCCGCTGCATTTTGGCTATGGGAAAAATTTACATTGCCCCGTTGGCTGCACATTGGGGTAGTACTTCCCATTTTATGGACACTTACCGAGTTTGCCCGGGAACGTCTGCTTACAGGTTTCGGATGGGGCGCATTGGGATACTCACAAATCGCTGATAACAGCCCGCTTGCCGGATTCGCCCCCATTGGCGGCATCCATTTGGTTACACTTGCGACTGCATTTTGCGGCGCATGGCTGGTTTTATTCATTAACAACGGCGGCCACACCAAACTGCGCCTTACCGCATTAGTGGTTTTAGCTGTCATATTATCGGCCGGCTTCTCTGCCCGTAATATGCAATTTACCCGCCCCGACAATACCCGCGCCACTATAGGACTGGCTCAAGGCAATATAGAACAAACACTTAAATGGAGCGACGACCAATTCGCCCCAACCATCGAACGCTATTATGAGCAAGTAGCCTACACACATGCTGATATCGTTATCTTGCCCGAAACAGCCATACCGGTTATCAGGCAAGCACTCCCGCCCGGCCTAATCAACCAATTTGCCGACCAAGCCAAACGTAACGGTAGTGCTTTGGCCATAGGTATAGCCCAATATACTGAAAATGAAACCGGTTATTTAAATTCGGTTATCAACTTGGCCGACTACGACCCGGACAACCCGAAATTTCCTAGTTACTCAAAAAACCACTTAGTACCTTTTGGGGAATACAAGCCGCTGCCATCACTTATTCAACCTCTTTACAATATCATGGATATGCCTTTGGCAGATTTCCAGCGCGGCGGCTCAAACCAACCAATTTTTCAAATGGCTAACCAAAAAGTTGCATTTAACATCTGCTATGAAGATGGCTTCGGTGACGAACTCATTGCAGCGGCCAAGCAATCTACTCTTTTAGCCAACGCCAGCAATATGGCTTGGTATGGCAAATCCAATGCTATGTTCCAACACTTGCAACAATCTCAAGCACGTACTTTGGAACTCGGCCGCTATATGGTACGCGCTACTAATACCGGGGCTACTGCCATCATTAATCCGAAAGGGCATGTAATTTCCTTAGCCCCCCCCAATACTGCCATTGTGTTAGAAGGCGAAATCGAAGGCTATACAGGAGAAACGCCCTATATGAGACTCGGTGGCTCTTGGCCTTTGGTGATTTTACTAAGCATTCTCAGCCTTATTCTCTATACAGCCGGTAAACGCCGCCATATTCCCTAA